The genomic DNA CCACGTTCCACTCCACGCCGAAATCCAGCCCCTCCCGATACGGCGTCCACGTCGCGGTTCCCGCCAAATTCAGCACGTACACTCCCGCGCCCTCGGTCGCCATGTACAGGCTGTCCCCGCGCACGGCAAACTCGTTCGGCACGTTCGCGCCCAACTCCGTTAACCCGCCGTTGCGCGGCGTCCAGCTCGCGCCACCGTCCGTCGATTCAAACACACCTTCGTAGTAGGCGCCTGCAAACAAACGATTGCCGACCGCAATGATCGCCGCCACATGATCCGCCGTCTCGGAAATCGGCGCGGTTGCCGTCCAACTTCGACTATTGCCGTCGTAGATGTAGACGACTCCCGCCCCACCCGCATAAAGCCGATCGTCGCTGGCATACAATGACAGGAATTCCCCTGCCGGCACCTCGCCGACCCGCGTCCACTCCTCGGCGAACGTTGCGCCAAAACTCATTGCCAGAAGCACGGCGGCTCCGATCATCATCCGGGGATTCATGGCTCCTCCTTGTCGATACCTCTCCACTTGCCCAGCCCGCAAAATCTACGGATTTAGTCGACGAAAAGATTCACCCTTTCTGGACGGCAGTTCTCTCTAACTAAGTAGGTCGGGTTTCCAGCATCCCCGTCACTCAATTTCACGGACGCACTCCCCAACGCGAAACTCGACACACTCTTGAGTCCCCACCGCTACCAACCCCTCCACACCGTTGCGGCAGGTCTTGGCCCGCACGCTCAAATCTAAGGAAGAACACCCTCAGCCAACCGTGCGGGGTGTGACCTGCTGCCTTTTGACACTGTTGCGAATATCTGCTGACGCCCGCCCTACTCGCCGTCCGGCTTCTCGATGCCGTACTCTTTCATCTTCTGCCGCAGCGTATTGCGGTGGATCCCCAGCACATCGGCGCTCTTCTGCAAGCTGTATTCGTTCGCCGCCAGCACGTTCAGGATATGCTGCTTCTCCAGGTCGCGCAGCGTCAGATTCAACGGAATCGCCCCCGTCCCGCCCGCGCTCACCGTATCGCGCAGTTGCGGAAAATCGTCAACGTCCAGCACTTCCCCGCGCGCCAGCACGATCGCCCGCTCAATCACATTTGCCAGCTCGCGGATATTCCCCGGCCACTCCGCGCCTACCAGCAAGTCTTTCGCCGCCGGCGTCAATCGCTTCATCGGCCGATTCAGCCGCGCACCGGTTAGCTTTAGGAAATGTTCCACCAGTGGCATGATATCCTCGCGCCGCTCGCGCAGCGGCGGAATGTGGATATGAACCACGTTGATGCGGAAGAATAAATCCTCGCGGAATCGCCCCGCTTTCACTTCATCCTGCAAATTCCGATTCGTCGCCGCAATCAACCGCACATCCGCCGTCACCTCTTCCTCTCCACCCAGCCGCTCGAACTTTCGCTCTTCCAATAGCCGCAGCAACTTCACCTGGATTGCCACCGGCAACTCGCCGATTTCATCCAGAAGCAGCGTTCCCCCCGAGGCCAGCTCAAACCGCCCTAACCGCCGCTTCTCGGCCCCCGTAAACGCTCCCTTCTCATGACCCAATAGCTCCGACTCCAGCAGTGTCTCCGGAATCGCTGCGCAACTCACCGCCACAAATCGGTTTTCCCGCCGCGGCGAGAGGCGATGAATCGTCCGCGCCAGAAGCTCCTTCCCTGTTCCCGACTCTCCCGTAATCAGCACCGTCGCATCCGTCGGCGCCACCCGCGCCAATTCCGACAGCAGCGACTTGATCTTCGCCGACACCCCGACAATTTCCGGGGCCTCGATCGACTCCAGGTGTTCCCGTAGCCGCCGATTCTCCGCCAGCAGGTAGTGCCGCTCCCCCGCCTTGCGAATCAATTCCTGTAATTCCTCCAAATTGACCGGCTTGGAGATGTAATCAAATACCCCCGCCCGCATCGCCTCCACCGCCGATTCAACGTTCCCGAACGCCGTGATCATGATCACCTGCATCTCCGGGTCCTGAGCGTGCACTTTTTGAAACAACTCCAGCCCGCTGATTCCCGCCATTTTCATATCAAAGAGCCCGATCTCAAATGCTTTGGACTCAAGCAGTTTAAGCGCCGCTTCCCCCGATTCGGCGGTCTGAATGCTGTACCCCAACCGCTTAAGATACCCCCCCAGCATCTCGCGCTGATTGGATTCGTCATCGACTATCAATAATCGCAGACTCGCCATCACTGCAGATTCTATCTATCTTTGTGGTGGAAAACAAGCAACAATCGTTTTCCGATGCCAAGGCGATACGTGCAATTTCCCTTTATGCCGCGCCATAACTTCCGATACCATGAGTGGCCGTTCTCGGCCCCGAAAAAAACAAATTGACACCTGTTTGGGAGGAGATTATACTCAAGGTGTACAGCAGAAAAACCAATAGGTCTTACTACCGTCTGAGACGCCTCGGGGTGAGTGAGTGCGTAACTGGTGAATTTCTACGGCTCGTAGACTACTAACCCGGTTTCGCCTGAACCTGCCGTACCCGTTACGATCACCCTCCCCCAGAGTCTCCTCTAAACCACTATTCGGGTGTTGAGACCAACGAATACCAAAGTTCGAGTCAGGAAAGCACTATGCTTGCGCCATCAACGGTCCAGTCTGGGCGCTCCCTGAGGGAGGTGATCAACTCCTAACAGACAGCGTTCAAGCAACTTGTGTTTACGAATTTGCAACGTTTCTCTACTCACTAATCTGAAAGGAGCACACAGTATGAAAAAACTCACACTGATCCTTGTGAGTTTGTTCTACGTGGCCTGCCTGTTGTCGGTTTCAGCTTTTGCCGCCAAATCCTCAAACTCCGCCACAGGTATCGATCCGCGCGACATCGTCGCCGAAAGCTCGAAGCGTCCGCTGACTGATGTCCAATTACAGCAACTCAACCGTCCCGTCAAGTCGGGCGGCTCTAATTCGACCGCCCTCGGCTTCATGGCCTCCCCCGGTATTGTCATTGGCAACTCCGCCTATGACATCCAGCATAACTCGGCCATGGGCCATCAGATCGTCCAGGGCGGCGATGGCCGCGTCCACTTCGTCTGGACGCACAAATTGGTCGCCAATACGCTGCGTGAAGTTCGCTACGGCAGCTATCGGCCTTCCATCGCCACGTTCTTCGACCTTCCCGGCGGCCTCGTGATTTCCGATGCCCGCGAAGGTCACATGTGCAACGTCGATCAAATTAGCAATTCGGCTCTGCCGGTCTGGCGTTATGGCGCGTCTTTCGCCGCCTACCGCTCGACCTCGGCTCTCGACTTTGCCTCCGGCGCCGGTGCTTTCACTATGGTCGACGTGCCCTCCACGGCCCCGACCTGCGAGAACATCTGGTCCGGCTCGACAACCGAACCCTATATCTGGCCGCGCGTCGCCGGCGACGTCGACGGCAGCCTGAACCCGGTCGTCCACCTGGTCGCTATGGAAGGCAACTCCGGTTCCGACTTTAGCGCCATGTCCTACTATCGCGGCACCGGCACGCCGTTCACGACCTACACCTCCTGCGGCAAGTTCATTGACTCCACGCAGGCGATCTCGTATTCGATTGCCCAGGACCCGAATTCCAATAAGGTCGCAATCGCTTACACCAAGTCCCGCCAAAACGTCGGCAGCCGCGCCAATAACGATGCGGCCTATCGCCTGTCGACCGACCTCGGCGTCACCTGGGGTCCGGTCGTCAACATCACCAACTACGCGACCGGCACCAAGGAACGCGCCAATCAGGAGGCCAACTGCGTGTTTACCTCCGATGGCTGCTTCCATGTCGTCTACACTGCCGCCTTCTACGATTCCGTCGCCGGTCAGATTGCCGATCAGGAAGGCAAACTGTACCACTACGACGACTGCAATCAGTGTATCTCGCTGATCATCGACGCCAACAATGTCCATGACAATTGCGAGATGAAGGCCTTTGAATCCAACGTCTGTCGCGCCAGTTTGGCCGAGTGCACCGTCGGCGCTACCAAGACCCTCTATGTGGTCTACACCCGCTACGTCGGTGACACCAATCCGTCCACGCCGGCTCTGACCGACTGCTCGGCGGGCGGCTTCCCGAACGGCGAAATCTACGCCCAGGCTTCTTCCACCGATGGTGAAACCTGGGGCCCGCCGGTCAACCTGACCAACTCGCGCACCGACGGTTGCACCGCCGGTAACTGCGACGACGACAACTTTGCCACCGTCGCACCGCACTCCACCGACTCGTTGTACATCGAGTACATGAACGATAAGGATGCCGGTTCGGCAGTCGGTAACGATGCCACCGCCGAAACCTACAGCCCGATCATGTATCTCGGCCGGGCTTGCTTCCCGATGGACACCTACCGCAACGTCACCGCCAATCCGGCCGGATTGGTCTATCCGTTGCTGCATGCGGCCCCGGGCGGCCAAGACAGCGAGAATCTCGTGCTGACCAACTCCGGTAACGCGTCGGCCACCTGGACCCGGACGATTACTTACAACTCCGGCTCCGGCTGGCTCAGCGTGCCCGCTGGCGGCTCTGTACCCGCGGGCTGCACCAATTCGCAGACCCTGCTGGTCACCGCCGGCCCGATCGCGACCGAAGGCTACTACTCGGCTACGATCACCTTCAGCTACGAAGGTCCGACTCAGTTCCAGGTGCCGGTGGAATTCTTCGTGTTTACCAACTTCTTCCTGCCGCAGGATGCCGCCATCCGCACCAGCCTCGTCCGTATGAACGTGGCGCAGGTAGGCCGCAACTCGCATCAGGAAACCGGTCGGTCGTTCTACTTCTTCTCCGATCAGACCGAACCGATGTTTGACGGCTCGTTGGTGCTCGGCAACTCCGCCGCCAATATGAGCTATCAAATCTTCGAGGGCGGCGGCAGCGCGCCATCGGCCAACAATCCGTTCGGCTACCTGTACGCGCAGTCGAATACGACCTACGATTCGACCACCTTCAGCACTTACCGGATCGCCTCCGGCCGCGGTTCCAACCGCGACACCACCCTCGGGTTCATCGTTGACTACTACGCCCCCAAGAGCCCCGATACCGCCAAGGTGATCCTCGCCTCGTACCGGCTGTTCAAGGGTGCCAAGAACCCGACCGGCAGCGTTACCAACCTGACGATCGCGTATGCCCTCGACCTTGACGTCCAGGACGACAGTTCCGACAACGTCGGCGGTTCCGACGCCTCGCGCCAGGCTGTCTACCAGCGCGGCAAGTACGGTGCCAATCAGAACCGCTATGCCGGTATGCGCGGCGTTCGTCGCGACAATACAGCCATGGCCGGCGGCTTCGTCTGGGAGAACGACGTGACCGTCTATCCGCTCGGTGGTTACGAAAACGACACCTTGTGGAACAAGATGGCTGCCACTTCCGGTTACAGCGTCACCGACTCGACCGAGGACCTGAACTCGGTGCTGATCATCCAGAAGAATGCGACCGTCAACGGCGCCACCAATGACACGTTGCGCTTTGCGGTCATCTTCGCCGGCACCGAAGGCTCGACCTCCCTGGCCGACTTCCAGAATATTCTGGATCGCGGCAAGGCCTGGTTGTGCGCTCACGTCTATACCGGCGCTCCGGCTTGCGCACTCTGCAAGTGCGGCGATGCCGACAACTCCGGTGCATGGTCGATTTCCGACGCTGTGTATTTGATCAACTACATCTTCGCGGGCGGTCCGGCTCCGGCTCAGACCTGTCTCGGCGACGCCGACGGATCGAAAGCGATTTCGATCTCCGACGCGGTGTACTTGATTAACTACATCTTCGCCGGCGGTCCGGCTCCGGCTGGCTGCATTTAGGGGGCACCTCGGTCAAAGCTTAGTCAATCTTTGACTCCTTTCAGCGCCGCGCCCGGATCGTCCCGGGCGCGGCGTTTTTTTGCATTGCAAATTCGACTCCTTGAACGGATACTGCGGCTTCAGCGTTATCTTGAATGAGTATTTCGATCATGCCGTTTTCACTCCGCTCTGTCCCATTACTTCTGTTCGCGCTGTTGCTCCTTCGCGCCGCGAACCCCAGCCTGGCTCAGCCCGCGCCGTACCTCCCTCAGGACGAGAAGCTGATCCATCAGCATCAACAACGCTTGTCCGCGCTCTCCACACGCCTGCAACAGTATCCGCTGACGGACAACCAGAAACTCTATGACGCCCAATACTACCGTCTCGACCTCGAGATCGACGCGCTCCGCCAGACGATCGTCGGCCAGGTCGATATCGTCGGCCGCGCGCTTGGTTCTCCCCTCACCGCGCTTGATTTCGACTTCTACCGCGACCTGGTCGTCGACTCCGTTCGCGCCGCCGGCTCTCTCGCCACCTTCACCTTCGCCGGCGATCTTCTGACCGTTGACTATCCCGGCTTGCAATCGGGCGCCGAATTTGCGGTGACCGTCTTCTACCATGGCAACCCCGGCAACCAGGGCTTTGGTTCATTCACTTTCGCCCGCTATCAGGATATCTTCGTCATCAGCTCATTGTCCGAGCCCTTTTTCGCCCGCACTTGGTGGCCCTGCAAAGATCATCCGTCTGACAAGGCCGATTCCGTCGATATGATCGTCACCATCGACAGCACGCTCACTGTTGTCTCCAACGGTAGCCTGCGTTCTCTCGTCGACAACGGTGACGGCACCAGCACCGCCCACTGGCACGAATCGTATCCGATCTCGACCTACCTCGTCAGTCTGGCAATCTCCGACTACGCTCACTACGCCGACACCCTGCACGATCAGGGAAAAACCATGCCCGTCGAGTTCTGGCTGTTCCCGCAGCAAATTGACCAGTACCGCGCCAGTAATGCCCTCGTCGTCCCGATGATCGAGTTCTTCTCGAGCATCTACGGCGAGTACCCCTTTATCAACGAAAAGTACGGTCATGCACAATTCCTCTGGGGCGGCGGCATGGAACACCAGACCTGCTCCTCGATGGGCGGCTTCCACGACTGGCTGATCGCCCACGAACTCGCCCACCAGTGGTGGGGCGACATGATCACCTGCGGCACCTGGCACGATATCTGGCTCAATGAAGGCTTCGCCCGTTACTCCGAAGCCCTCTGGATCGAACACACTTTGGGCTGGCCGGCAATTCGCAACTATATGTCGCACCTGGTTAACCTCGACCTGCAGGTGTATGTCGAGGATACTTCTGTCGTCGGCTACATCTTTGACCGCGTCGTCTACGACAAAGGCGCTTTTGTCCTCCACACGCTGCGCTATCTGACCGGCGATTCCACCTTTTTTGCGATCCTCCGCACCTATGGCGAATCGGTGCACAAGTACGGCTCCGCTACCACCGAGGACTTTCGCGCCGTCGCTGAAACCGTCTCCGGTCGCGATCTGCGCCGCTACTTCGACCAGTGGGTCTATCAGCCCGTGATCCCCTCGTTTGAGTACGGCTTCACCACGTACCAGACCGATTCCGGTTGGGTGACGCAACTTGAACTGCGCCAGATGCAGGGCGAGCCGATCTTCGCGACGGATCTCGATGTCGCCTTCGTCCTGGCCGACACGACCATCGTCGAACGTATTGTCACCGATTCCCCCCGGCAATTCTACCGCTTCCTCTTGCCCGGCCGTCCCGACGCCTGCAATCTCGATCCCGAAAACTGGGTCATCAACTACGCCTGGCAAACCGATTTCGATCTGACTGCGATAGACGATACCCTCTCGGAGGCCTTCCGAGGCGAATTCTATTCCTATCGCCTCTCTGCCGCCGGCGGCCATCCGCCCGTTGCCTGGGCACCTTACATCGTGACGCTTCCCGAAGGTCTCGATCTTTCCGACGACGGCCTCCTCTCCGGCTTTCCGACGACTGCCGGTGATTTCGACATCGGCGTTCGCCTCACCGATTCCGGCCAGCCCCAGATTTCCGGTTCTGCGTTGCTGCACCTGCGCGTCAATCGCCTCCAGGGCGACCTCGATGACCAACCCGGTCTCAACCTCAACGATGCGCTGTGGCTTATCCGCTATCTTTATCGCGGCTACAACATCACGCCTGATCCGGACCTGGCCGATGTCAACTGCGACGGCACCGCCAACGCTATCGACATCGTAGTTTTGCTCAACTATCTCTACCGCGACGGTCCCCGTCCCTGCTACTAAGCTCCGTAGCCGCCCGCAACACCTTCGGCGTCACCGATCCGGCGGCGATCCGAGCCGCCCAGTCCGCCACCAGCCGGTCTTCCGCCTCCCACATCCCGCGTAGGACCGGCACCGCTGTCCGCAATGCCAGCCGGATCACATCCGCCAGGGTCCGCTCCTGTCGGCGCGCCAATTCCTCCAGCTGCTCTTTCAGCGCACCGCTGATGAAGAAATTCACCGCGTACCCGTTGCGTTTCTCCTTCTCTTTCATTCTCTTGCTCCTTTTCGATAGTGGTACTTCAGATGTCCGACCAGCGTCTGCTTCGAGACCAGCCGAATTCCGAACCGCAACTCCAGCACCGCCATCACCCGCCGAAATCCCTCCCCCGGACGCCGCGTCGCCAGAAGCGCCTCGATCGCTGCGCGCTCTGGTGCCGCGCAAATGACGCACCGCTCTGCCATTCCCTCAATCCCGAACTCCTCCTTCGCGAAATCCGCCAAAAACCGCTCCAGCCTGCGCAGCGCTCCCCGATACTGCGTCAACACCCGCTCCAGCCGGCTGCCGTCGGCCAGCGCAATCTCCGCCAGCGAAGCCCCTTCCCAAAAGTGCCGCTGCAGAATCACGCGCTCGACCGGAGCCAGCCGTTCCAACGCCCCTTGCACCGCCTCCGCCCGCCGCTCCTGCTGCCGCCGCCTCTGCAAACCGCCTTCAGCCGTCCACGCCGACTCCCCGCGCGCTTCTGCAATCCATGAGTAGAACCGTAGTCCCATACCGTCGACCTCCTTCACGCGCAATCAACCCGCCCGCGCCCGTCTTGGGAATCAGGTGAAGATCACATCAATCATCACCGCGAATTTGCGCTTGCGCACCGGGCTGCCGCCGCGTAAGTTGCCCCGACATGAACTTCCAGTGAGGAATCGTCCAACCATGACCGAACCGAATGAACCGTCGCAGCCGCTCCGGCGTCATAGTCTGACCGGCGGCTTGATCGTGCTGGGCATCGGCCTGTTCTTTCTCCTCGCCAATCTCGAAGTCATTCCGCCGGTGCGTAAATCGTGGCCGATTATTCTGATTATCGTGGGGATAGCCCTGGTGCTGGCCCGCCTGCGTCGGTAGAACCGCCGCCGGTCCCCCGCCTGACGATCATCTCCTATGCCGTCCTGACGCTGTTAGCTCTCGTCTGGCCGCTCGCGTCGTTCCTCTTTGTTGAAGACCAACTCAATCTCGCCCAAGAAACCGCCAACCCGATCACCGAGGTCTACCTGCCGACCATGGCGTTCCAGTTGGCAACTTTGCTGATCGTCGCCATCGCCGTGCGCTCCGAGCGTGATTCCCCCTCCGGCATCGGACTTGGTCGCTTCCGTTGGTGGTCTTTGCCCGTCGGCATCACGTTCCTCGTCGCCGCGAATTTCGCCTTGATGCTACTGCAGAATCTCGTGCTCTCGCACGCCCCCGCCAGCATCGCCGAAATCACCCCCTTGTTGCCGCACACTTCAGGTGAACGATCGGTCTGGGCGCTGCTCTGCGTGGTCGTCGCCTTCTCCGAGGAAATCACCTTCCGCGGCTATCTGATCACGCGTCTGGCCCTGCTCACCGGCAATCGCCGCTGGATCGGCGTCCTCATCTCCTCCGTCGCCTTCGCCTCCGGCCATCTCTACCAGGGCTTCGGTGGCTTTCTTCTCATCTTCGTCTACGGTCTCATGTTCTCCGCCCTCTTTCTTGCCACCCGCTCCCTTTATCCCGGCATCATCGCCCACTTCCTGCAGGACATCGCCGCGACCTTCGTCGCCGATATCTGACGTCGCCCGCTACTCCTTCTCCAGTTCGTCCAGCAACTCCACCGCCCGCCGCAGGTGCGGAATCACGATCGATCCCCCTACGACCAGTCCGACGTTGAAGATCTCAAAAAACTCCGGGCGCTCCACGCCTTCCCGCTTGCACTGAATCACATGATACGCGATACAATCATCGCAGCGCAGCACCAGCGAGGCCACCAGCCCCAGCATCTCCTTGGTTCGGGCGTCCAGCGCCCCCGCCTCATACGTGCGCGTATCCAGCGCGAAGAAGCGATTGATCTGCTGGTGCTTTTCCGCCAAAATCCGCTCATTCATCTTCTCGCGGTAGGCGCGAAATTGCTCCAATCGTTCCGACATAGATTCCTCCTGTGGCGCCGAATATAGAGGGGAATGGTCAGGAAAGCAATGGCAGGTGCGCGGCGCAGTTTGCGATCATCACCTGATAATCACTTTTGCGTCCCCGGCGCCGGTCCGCCGGCAAAGATGTAGTTGATCAGGAAAACGACGTCGGAAATGCTGACATTCGGACTGGCATCGATCGCCACCGCCGCCGCCCACGGCACTGGATACGGCCCGCCCGCGAAAATATAATTGATCAGGTACACGGCATCCGACACATTCACGATCCCGTTGAAGTCGACGTCGCCGTTGATAAACGCTGCTGGCGCCAGCGTGATATCTTCAACCAAGTTACCGAAGACGTCCCGGATGCTGCTCTGCGCCACGTAGCCGTTTCTCGCCACCGCAACCAGATAACGCCCCGCCGGTTGACTGGTGTAGCTCGGCGTGCCCGTCTCCGTCGTGTCGTTGATGCCGGTATACGGAACTTGCACAATAAAGTCGCGCGCATGCGGATTACCGTCGGTCGTTGCCAGATTGAGCGTGATCGTGTAGAAGTTCGCTGTCGTTACCGTCATGCTGTCGACCGCCAGGTTGCCGTAGCGGTCCTTCGCCCAGGCGCGGATCGTGTAAGTATCGTTCGGCACCTGCCCCGTCGCCCACTTGCCGCCGATGTCGTACGGCGTAATCAACGGATCGTTGTCGTGATTGGTGAGGATCTCATAGAATTGACGAAAGTCATAGTCGGCTTGCGAATTGCACGGCCCCGAATTCTTGAACACCGTGTGCTGCGACTGGTCCCACAACAACTCACCGCTGAATCGAAATGAAAGAAACGGCCCCAGCATCACCGAATCGGAGCGAATCTCATACCCCATCTCGTACGGACACAACACCCAGGTCGGATGCCCGACTCGGTCATGCGCCTTCGCGATGATGTCGACATCCCCATTGATCGGCACCCCGACGTTGAAGTACGTGTCGCTGTTGTCGCGGCAGAATCGAAACGGCGTTCCCGAGTTGATGTCGACAAAGAATGGCGGCGCGAAATCATCGATGTTCACCAGCTCGTCGAGCGGATTGCCCACAAACCGCCAATTCGCCGTCCACACCAGTCCAGCGTCGCGAATCTTGACGAAGTGCAAATGGTGAAAATCCGCCACCGGCCATTGCACGATATTGCCCAAGAATGTCCCGCTGTCCACATGCTGCCCCAGCGACACGGCGATTGTCGGCTCATCCAGGTGCGCATACAACCAGCCGTCGCAACTGTCGGCTCCCGCGCTGTCGCCGATCGCCACGCGCCAGTGCAATTCCGCCGATGTCGTCAGAACTGCCTTGACCCACCCCGCCTTAACGGCATAGACCGCCGTCCCCGCCGGTC from Candidatus Zixiibacteriota bacterium includes the following:
- a CDS encoding sigma-54-dependent Fis family transcriptional regulator; its protein translation is MASLRLLIVDDESNQREMLGGYLKRLGYSIQTAESGEAALKLLESKAFEIGLFDMKMAGISGLELFQKVHAQDPEMQVIMITAFGNVESAVEAMRAGVFDYISKPVNLEELQELIRKAGERHYLLAENRRLREHLESIEAPEIVGVSAKIKSLLSELARVAPTDATVLITGESGTGKELLARTIHRLSPRRENRFVAVSCAAIPETLLESELLGHEKGAFTGAEKRRLGRFELASGGTLLLDEIGELPVAIQVKLLRLLEERKFERLGGEEEVTADVRLIAATNRNLQDEVKAGRFREDLFFRINVVHIHIPPLRERREDIMPLVEHFLKLTGARLNRPMKRLTPAAKDLLVGAEWPGNIRELANVIERAIVLARGEVLDVDDFPQLRDTVSAGGTGAIPLNLTLRDLEKQHILNVLAANEYSLQKSADVLGIHRNTLRQKMKEYGIEKPDGE
- a CDS encoding ribbon-helix-helix protein, CopG family; the protein is MKEKEKRNGYAVNFFISGALKEQLEELARRQERTLADVIRLALRTAVPVLRGMWEAEDRLVADWAARIAAGSVTPKVLRAATELSSRDGDRRGRDS
- a CDS encoding CPBP family intramembrane metalloprotease, which produces MADYSDYRGDSPGAGPPASVEPPPVPRLTIISYAVLTLLALVWPLASFLFVEDQLNLAQETANPITEVYLPTMAFQLATLLIVAIAVRSERDSPSGIGLGRFRWWSLPVGITFLVAANFALMLLQNLVLSHAPASIAEITPLLPHTSGERSVWALLCVVVAFSEEITFRGYLITRLALLTGNRRWIGVLISSVAFASGHLYQGFGGFLLIFVYGLMFSALFLATRSLYPGIIAHFLQDIAATFVADI
- a CDS encoding carboxymuconolactone decarboxylase family protein, which gives rise to MSERLEQFRAYREKMNERILAEKHQQINRFFALDTRTYEAGALDARTKEMLGLVASLVLRCDDCIAYHVIQCKREGVERPEFFEIFNVGLVVGGSIVIPHLRRAVELLDELEKE
- a CDS encoding peptidoglycan DD-metalloendopeptidase family protein, which translates into the protein MRTAIFIVLTLCFAGSAQATIPWPMEPFDSAQPLGNSYGEYQDYGGSPYMHPGIDILRPAGTAVYAVKAGWVKAVLTTSAELHWRVAIGDSAGADSCDGWLYAHLDEPTIAVSLGQHVDSGTFLGNIVQWPVADFHHLHFVKIRDAGLVWTANWRFVGNPLDELVNIDDFAPPFFVDINSGTPFRFCRDNSDTYFNVGVPINGDVDIIAKAHDRVGHPTWVLCPYEMGYEIRSDSVMLGPFLSFRFSGELLWDQSQHTVFKNSGPCNSQADYDFRQFYEILTNHDNDPLITPYDIGGKWATGQVPNDTYTIRAWAKDRYGNLAVDSMTVTTANFYTITLNLATTDGNPHARDFIVQVPYTGINDTTETGTPSYTSQPAGRYLVAVARNGYVAQSSIRDVFGNLVEDITLAPAAFINGDVDFNGIVNVSDAVYLINYIFAGGPYPVPWAAAVAIDASPNVSISDVVFLINYIFAGGPAPGTQK